AAGTTCTTATCCTCACAACTTGGGTCAATACTCTTGCCAATTTCAAGgtcactataatcttttactactctTTGTTAAGTTCCATggatcttcctttctattttttagccaataCCAGAGTTTTGATACttattgctttgtaatacagtttaaaatccgGTATTGCTAGAtctcttttctttacattttttccctattaattcctttgatattcttaagctttttttcttctaagttaattttgttacttctttcttgctcaataaaataatttttggtaatatAATTGGggtggcattgaataagtagattaggtagaattgtcattttaattatattggctctgcctacccatgaacagttaatatttctccagttacttaagtctgactttatttgtgtaaaatgttttataatcttgtttgtgtagttcctgggtttgttttggcagatatactctcgagtattttattctatctgtgattATTTTAAGTAGAGTATCTCTTTTTCTTGCAAGacttttgttagtaatatataaaaatgctaatggtttatatgggtttattttatatctagctactttgctaaaattattgatagttttaattaactttttagttgaatttctaggattttccacagATACATCACATTACCAGCATTTTATTAcctctttccccatttctaatatcaaatattaaaattaaatatctttgtttcactcctcaagttgatgggaaggcttctagcttacctgttacaaataatacttgctgatggctcGAGGTAGatgttttgtatcattttaagaaaaactccatttatatTTATGCTTTCTGGTATTTTTAATAGGAGTGAGTGCTGTAGCTTGTCAATGGCTTTTTTCGCATCGATTAATATAGTCATATCTGTTTCATAAGAGGAGTCTGgggaaatagaatttttttaacccttacctttcgtcttagaatctatactaagtactggttccaaggcagaagttcaGGTAAAGGCTGGGCAGTCAGGATgaggtgacttgcctggggtaacacagccaggaagtgtctgaggtcagatttgaacctaggaccttcggTCTCTCAAACCACTAGCTGCCCCAGGAAGCTGACTTTTGtttgatgcaaatattttcccattccATAGTTCTTTTCTAGTTCTGTCTTATTGGATACTAGTCACGCAAAACCAGTTTAGTTTTATTGGTCCAATTGGGTGTCTGTTATGTCTCCCTCCACTTGCGGTTGTCTGCTCACTTCTTGGCCATTTACTAGGGGAatgagggtgggaggaagggtcTCTCCCAGGAACTCCAGCTCTTACGAGCATTAGCCAGCCCGAATGTTCTTAGGGAAATGTGGAGAGTAATCCACATTTCCCTAGTGCTACAAGTTTTGCCAAGTACTTTCTTCAAAATAACCTTGtgaaggggtagctgggtggctcagtggattgagagccaggcctagagatgggggtggggtgggggtgggtgggaagttctagattcaaatctgacctcagacacttcccagctgtgtgaccttgggcaagtcacttaacctccattgcctggcccttactactcttctgccttggagccaatacacagtattgattctaagaaggaaggtaagagtttaaataaataaataaccctgTGAGCCAGGTCATAGAGGATGactaatggggaaactgaggctctccGGAGTAGAGTTACTTGTTATTTATAACCCAAAAGAACATGACTCAGGAAGGACTTGGAAAGGAACTTCCTGGTTTCCAAGCCCATCCCGTGCCACCGGGCCATGATGCTTCTTGTTTGGGGGAGGATGAGAGTCCAGGGAAGGGCTGGCCCCCATACCTGGTCTGAGCAGCACCTAGCCTCGCCCATTCACTAGTCTTAGCATCTCATTCcagctttttttaaaccttcacctatggctttgaatcaatactgtctcttggttccaagacagaagagtggtaagggctaggtaattgggagtaagggactggcccagggtcacacggctaggtcGTGTCTgagctagatttgagctcaggacctccctctctaggcctggctcgcaaTCTGAGTCCATAGCTGCCCCTCAGACCAGTGCGTGATGTGGAGCCTCCCCAGCATCCTCTGCCAATTGGATTTTTTCCCCTGTTTCAATCAGCCCGGGACTTATGGACCAACTTTCTGTCCAAGAACACAAAGAAGCTAATTAGTTCTGTGGCCTTGAGGTGCTGAAGTGCATAGAGCTCACCatctcaaattcaaatctggccttggtcacttagtagctgtgaccctggacaagtcatttaacctctttggcctcactttcctcatttggaaCATGGCAAACCCTGCACCAAAGCTACCAGCTCAAGCCCCAGCTGGGGCAACTCAATGAGCCTGAAAATGGCCTTGGAATACCTAGGGAGAGCAGAGCAGCTGCTGGACACCCCCATCCCCCCATCACACCAGAGGGGACCCTCCCAACCCTGGGGAGAAGTGAAAGCCAACCATGCAGTGCCCTTTGGGAGGTCTTTATTAGAGGATGGGTAGGGTAGGGGGCTGAGGAGAGGCCCCCTTTGAAGCTTCCCCCACTTCTGGTCATCCCCATAGCTTCGGAGCAGCTTCCAAGGCACCAGCATTTGCCATTGTCATTGCTACCACACCTAGCCAAGGGGTAGTCCTGCTCCCCGTTAGAGCAGGCAATTCAGGGACTCAATCCTGCCAGGGCAGAGAGGCCAAGGTAGGGGTTCTCTCAGGGAGCCTTaactccagagaagaaaacagaccCCTTTGCCAGGAAGGGGCAGTGGAAGGCAGGAGGAACCCAGATGTTGGGAGTGAGGAGAGGGCAAGCCGGGATGTTCTCCCTGGGATGCCAGGAGCTCAGGGAGGAAGCTGGGCCTGCCCTAGAGGGTTCCAAGGTGGCTGCAGGACAGGTGGGGCACCAAGACCTAACTGGAAGGAGGTGGCTCTTCCTCAGCGGGGCTTCCCAGCCCCCTGGCTGGAGGTCAGGTACTCCTCCAGGGCCTCCCACAGAGCCTGGATGTTGCCTTGGCCAAAGCCGGTGGAGGAACCCTGTCTCTGGATGAGCTCTAAGAAGAAGGTCTCCTCCGAGAAGAGAGGCTTGGTGAAGACCTGCAGCAGGAAATTGGTGCCCGGGCCTTGCTTCTGGTCCCGGTCCAGCAGGATGCCCAGTTCGGCCAGCCTCTCCGGCTCTCCACCAGCGGCCAGGATCTGGGCCACTTTGTCCCTCCGTTGGTAGTAGGAGGCAGGAGGGGCCACCAGGCGGCCACCGGCCTCAGCCACCAGACGGGTGGCTGTGGCGATGTCCGCTGTGTGTAGTGCCACATGCTGCAGCCCTGGGCACCTGTGCTGGGCCAGGAACAGCTCGATCTGGTCCTGGGTCTCCCCCAGGCCCGGCAGGGACTCGCCCAGCACCAGCATGGGGGCTTTGCTGCCTGGGGGTGCCTGCAGGGCAGTCAGCTGCAGACCCCCTGCTCTGCCGGCCCGGATCTGCAAGCCCCGCTCCGGAGGCTGGTCGTCAGAGCCCAGGGAGAAACAGCGGAAGCCCAGGCACTCCTGGTACCAGCGCAGCCAGGTCTGGGAGCTGCCCTGCGGGCAGGCCAGAGCCACATGATCCACATGGCTGAAGCAGCCTTCGAGGCTGCGGGGGTCGGGGGCCTCTGGGGGGCCACAGGCCCGGAAGCCTGGCAGGAAGGGACCCCCATAGGTGCCCCGCTCCAGCAGCGTGTGGCTCAGGTTGCCGGCCGGGGAGCGCACCACCGCATAGGTGACGGTGCCCTGGGTGTCGGCCACAGCCCTGGGCGCCACAGCCACTGGGCAGCCGAGGGCCTGCATCGCCCCGACGGCGCTCCGCACGTCGGCCACCTCGAAGCACACGTTGGAGGCGGTGGGCACGGGGTGCGTGGGGTCCACGTCGTAGAGGAGCCCCTCAGAGCCAGACCCCGGGCCCCGGGCGCGCTCATTCACCAGGAACACGGCCTCCCCGCAGTGCAGGGCCAGCTGCAGCCAGCCGCCCGCCTCCCGCATGGCCAGCGGCCGGAAGCCGAAGCAGCGCTGCAGGTCCCGGGCCAGGGGCTGCCCGCGGGGCACGTGCAAGGAGATGTGGCAGAGGCGGGCCACCGGGGCGGCCATGGGACGGAGGAGCGGCCCGCCGGGAGTGAGCTTCCGGTGGTCCGAGGGCTCCAAGCGGACAGGTCTAGGTCGTCGGCAGCAGTAGCTGAGATTCTCTGTCAGGACAGGGTCCCTCCGCCGAGGTGCCTTTGAGGGCATGGAATGGGGGTGGAGCCTGAGGAGGAGCGAGGGGCGGGCCCGGGGCAGGGCAGAGCAGGTGGCACGAGCGGGAAGGCGGGAGGAGGGCGGGGAGCTACCGGGACCAGGAAGCCCAGCCTAACCCCCCCAACGCTGGACTGCCCCCGCTCCTTCCCCAGGACCGGGATTCGCCCCACCCCAAGCCCGGCAGGAGGATGGGAACCCCAGGGAGATTGGGGGGCATCCATCCACGTGCGACTGGGGGTGGGGCCTCCGGGGACAGGCCCGCACGTGCTCGGGACTGGGGGGTTCCcagccctccctcccccctcccccggtCATATCCACCTTTGAAGGACTTCAGCATCTGTGGACTACCCGAATCCGAACTCGAACCTGGGCCACGGACTGCTCCAGCCTCAGTTTGCTGAGCGCAGGACTCACGCGTTAGTTACCATGCTTGGTCACCAGAGGTCGTCCAGCCTCCGCACAAAGACCCTTCGGGGCCACCCATCCCCGCTTCTGGCGCCTCAGCCACCGGGTCGGCTACCTCGCAGCCCCCAGCCCCCCTTCGTGGCCGAACGTACCCAGCGCCTCCATCTGAGCCTGGCAGGGCGCTTAGGTCCGTCCCTGgacatttcatattttaatattttgagtaATATTCCGTTTTATCTCATGTTATGTCACCTGCCTCAATTGATAAGTGAAGAAATTCCACATAGGATCATAGCAGCTCTAACTCCTGATCCCACCTTTGATACAAGCTGTACAACCCTAGGGGGCACCCAGGtggtgccaggtctggagtcaggaggactcatgttcctgagttcaaatctggtttagaaacttcctggctgtgtggtcctaggcaagtcacttaaccttgtttgcttctatttcctcatctatcagatgagctagagaaggagatggcaaagtTCCccagtgtctgccaagaaaaccaaaaatgggGTCCTCAGACATGTCCAAAACAACTaggcaacaaaacaacaacaaaaatgcaacCCTTGTTAAGGCaagttaagtcaacaagcatttattaagtacctactatgtaccaagctcTATGCTAAGCTGTGGGCatgcaaaggaaggcaaaaaatgaGGGAGAAGGGCAAATCATAACCTCTTTgagcattattttcttcatctataaaattagggattggactagataacttctaggtctaatttttttttttttttttttgagatagaGTCTTCCTGTCTTGTCCTTTCTGAAATTACAGCCACTCATGGATCTGATTCCAATACTGATTGGTGGGGAAGGTTTAATCTATTCTCTTTCTGACTTGGCCCAGTTAGCTTCTCCTTAGCCACCTTGGTAACCCTCTACTCTAAGTGTTCACCATACCAGCACCAGACCGAGAGGGGACACTGACTGGCCTTGGCCCTACTGTAGCACAAAACTCCCACATTCAAGAGATCCACCAGCATCAGCCTTCCCAGAGGCAGGGACTGCATTACCACCCTCAGCCAGGTCTAATCTAAaatgctatgatcctatgaacctgccctattagaaagaagaaaacaataacaaaaagttattaatatgaaaaaatgggaaatggataaaagaacagaCATCCATACTGACCATCATCATTTCCTACATAAATTTCATTAGGGTCAAAACCAGGATTTTAAACCACATGCTCTGAAGTCATGGACAATGTGcttccccctttcttctcccttagaCGGGGTGATTGGTGAGGTCTGTTTGAgttctgaaattctttgattccGTATCTTCCATATCTATAAAAGAAGTCAGAGATCCCCCCTTACACAGTGGGTCTAAACTGTAGGAAACAGAAACAATAGAAGCTCCCATCACAAGCtctgtggagagcttagagcttggtcagacactgaagactcCAAGGTTATCTATCCACTACATCCTGGGCCatctccagtcatcctgactcttgtcttgccattggacttcattGACTcttgaagagaaagtgaggctgatgacttggtgcaactctgcctcccttaaatccaattcactcacaagtcaagacacCACCCTAtaatgtcattgatcctctttgaaaatgaaggctaTGCAACAGCATTCATGTACTAATGACATTGAGGGAATCAATTAACTTTGCTGAAGGACTTACCTGTAGCCAATGGTCCATTCCGTCACTATGGGAACCTGCTGGAGCCAGATGAACCCCAGAGCTCCGATCCTGGACCTTGGACCTCATCTGCCTCTTTTCAATGCTCCCCATTGATCTTGGTCCCTTGctataggacagtgattcccaaagtgggcgccaccgccccctggtgggtgctatagcgatccagtggggcagtgatggccacaggttttaactttttttgtattacattctattctgagttcaataaatagtttcataatttcaaagttcaatgtttctaatttacacctttctttactatattttatgaaaaaggtagaaacatcaatacatttatctttcctattaattgctattaaaataaaaaaattaatttccagggtgctaagtaatattttttctggaaaggggacggtaggccaaaaaagtttgggaaccaccgctATGGGACTACGCAGACTGATTCTCCCTCCCCAGGGCAACTCTCTTGTCCTTTCTGAGTCTTCTCTTGCAGAACCAAGCTAGACACACCCAGGCCTTTCAACCAACCCTCATAAAACATGCACTCAAGGCCCTTCCCCATCCTCATTGCACTCCTTCAACAACCTGATCACCCTTCCCTGGCAGAACTCCATTTCATCTGCTCCTTTGGGAACAATGATGAATAGAACTGAGCCCAGCACCCCTCGTGTGACCCAACCAGGGGCTGAGAGCAGGAGGAGCGGCTCATCTCTTGGCCTGAGTGACAGGCATAGGACAGGTTTcttgttttacaggtgaagaaccCAAGTCTCGGAGACATGAAGCCCCTTGCTTGGGTCACACAGTCTGTGGGCAGGGAACTGTTATTCAAGCCCAAATCTTGACTCTGCAGTCAGTTCTTTGCATCCCTGGCTTTTAGTATTCCTAGGCCTCTTCCTCCCACAGGTCTTGGCTGTGGCTTTCTGTCCAAAGATGATTCTTGAGTCCTATTTCTTCCTGTTACTCCTATTTCCCTTCCAGAAGTTTGACTGCGACCCAGAGCAGCTCTCCTATAGGTGGCTTGAGAGGAAAGGGCTCTGATTCCATGCAGGTCCTGATCCCCAAAGCTGCCCCTGTGCACAGGAACAGTCTGGGCCAGGCAGAGAAGCAGACTCCAGGAGAATATTAACCAAGATGGGGAGAGAAGGAGTCCCGAGCCACAGAGTCTGTCTATCAACCCACTACCAACCTGGGAAAAAGGCTCTCAGTCTGAAGTCTCTGGGCGTGACCCAGAATTCCAGAGTATCAAACTCTCAGACCTGCTCATCCAGCCTGTACAGAATCCCCTCCAGTGAGTATCCAGCCTCTATTTGTAGACTTCCAATGACAGAGAGCTTATTACCTCTGCAGGCAGCCAGTTACAGGATAGGACAGATTTCATTGTAAGGAAATTTGGCCTGCCATTAAATATCAGTCAACTTCTTTGCAACTGCTTGGGAGCAGCCATTTTTTGTTGCCTATATAACTGGAATTGTCAGCATCTTCTAAAGGGCCCAATTATCACTGGCTCTGGGCTATGATTTTACTGCCTTCAAGtctgctggtaaatgtttaacaagaaGACTCTCCTAGGGAAAAAAAGTGtaagtgcacacacacacaattgaaAGTTTAATCCACATTAAAGAGATGAATGAACATTGTTAATTACACCACTATGATAGCAAAGAGAGagcagtttcctttttttaattccattttattttattttcagtttcaaattttctctctcccatcccctcctctcccagccactgagaaaaacaaaacacattacaAATATGTAGTAGAACCATGCAAGATAAATTCCCACATTACCTATgtccaaaaaggaaagaaagaaagaaagagagagagagagagagagagagagagagagagagagagagagagaaagagagagagagggagggagggaggaagagagaNNNNNNNNNNNNNNNNNNNNNNNNNNNNNNNNNNNNNNNNNNNNNNNNNNNNNNNNNNNNNNNNNNNNNNNNNNNNNNNNNNNNNNNNNNNNNNNNNNNNNNNNNNNNNNNNNNNNNNNNNNNNNNNNNNNNNNNNNNNNNNNNNNNNNNNNNNNNNNNNNNNNNNNNNNNNNNNNNNNNNNNNNNNNNNNNNNNNNNNNNNNNNNNNNNNNNNNNNNNNNNNNNNNNNNNNNNNNNNNNNNNNNNNNNNNNNNNNNNNNNNNNNNNNNNNNNNNNNNNNNNNNNNNNNNNNNNNNNNNNNNNNNNNNNNNNNNNNNNNNNNNNNNNNNNNNNNNNNNNNNNNNNNNNNNNNNNNNNNNNNNNNNNNNNNNNNNNNNNNNNNNNNNNNNNNNNNNNNNNNNNNNNNNNNNNNNNNNNNNNNNNNNNNNNNNNNNNNNNNNNNNNNNNNNNNNNNNNNNNNNNNNNNNNNNNNNNNNNNNNNNNNNNNNNNNNNNNNNNNNNNNNNNNNNNNNNNNNNNNNNNNNNNNNNNNNNNNNNNNNNNNNNNNNNNNNNNNNNNNNNNNNNNNNNNNNNNNNNNNNNNNNNNNNNNNNNNNNNNNNNNNNNNNNNNNNNNNNNNNNNNNNNNNNNNNNNNNNNNNNNNNNNNNNNNNNNNNNNNNNNNNNNNNNNNNNNNNNNNNNNNNNNNNNNNNNNNNNNNNNNNNNNNNNNNNNNNNNNNNNNNNNNNNNNNNNNNNNNNNNNNNNNNNNNNNNNNNNNNNNNNNNNNNNNNNNNNNNNNNNNNNNNNNNNNNNNNNNNNNNNNNNNNNNNNNNNNNNNNNNNNNNNNNNNNNNNNNNNNNNNNNNNNNNNNNNNNNNNNNNNNNNNNNNNNNNNNNNNNNNNNNNNNNNNNNNNNNNNNNNNNNNNNNNNNNNNNNNNNNNNNNNNNNNNNNNNNNNNNNNNNNNNNNNNNNNNNNNNNNNNNNNNNNNNNNNNNNNNNNNNNNNNNNNNNNNNNNNNNNNNNNNNNNNNNNNNNNNNNNNNNNNNNNNNNNNNNNNNNNNNNNNNNNNNNNNNNNNNNNNNNNNNNNNNNNNNNNNNNNNNNNNNNNNNNNNNNNNNNNNNNNNNNNNNNNNNNNNNNNNNNNNNNNNNNNNNNNNNNNNNNNNNNNNNNNNNNNNNNNNNNNNNNNNNNNNNNNNNNNNNNNNNNNNNNNNNNNNNNNNNNNNNNNNNNNNNNNNNNNNNNNNNNNNNNNNNNNNNNNNNNNNNNNNNNNNNNNNNNNNNNNNNNNNNNNNNNNNNNNNNNNNNNNNNNNNNNNNNNNNNNNNNNNNNNNNNNNNNNNNNNNNNNNNNNNNNNNNNNNNNNNNNNNNNNNNNNNNNNNNNNNNNNNNNNNNNNNNNNNNNNNNNNNNNNNNNNNNNNNNNNNNNNNNNNNNNNNNNNNNNNNNNNNNNNNNNNNNNNNNNNNNNNNNNNNNNNNNNNNNNNNNNNNNNNNNNNNNNNNNNNNNNNNNNNNNNNNNNNNNNNNNNNNNNNNNNNNNNNNNNNNNNNNNNNNNNNNNNNNNNNNNNNNNNNNNNNNNNNNNNNNNNNNNNNNNNNNNNNNNNNNNNNNNNNNNNNNNNNNNNNNNNNNNNNNNNNNNNNNNNNNNNNNNNNNNNNNNNNNNNNNNNNNNNNNNNNNNNNNNNNNNNNNNNNNNNNNNNNNNNNNNNNNNNNNNNNNNNNNNNNNNNNNNNNNNNNNNNNNNNNNNNNNNNNNNNNNNNNNNNNNNNNNNNNNNNNNNNNNNNNNNNNNNNNNNNNNNNNNNNNNNNNNNNNNNNNNNNNNNNNNNNNNNNNNNNNNNNNNNNNNNNNNNNNNNNNNNNNNNNNNNNNNNNNNNNNNNNNNNNNNNNNNNNNNNNNNNNNNNNNNNNNNNNNNNNNNNNNNNNNNNNNNNNNNNNNNNNNNNNNNNNNNNNNNNNNNNNNNNNNNNNNNNNNNNNNNNNNNNNNNNNNNNNNNNNNNNNNNNNNNNNNNNNNNNNNNNNNNNNNNNNNNNNNNNNNNNNNNNNNNNNNNNNNNNNNNNNNNNNNNNNNNNNNNNNNNNNNNNNNNNNNNNNNNNNNNNNNNNNNNNNNNNNNNNNNNNNNNNNNNNNNNNNNNNNNNNNNNNNNNNNNNNNNNNNNNNNNNNNNNNNNNNNNNNNNNNNNNNNNNNNNNNNNNNNNNNNNNNNNNNNNNNNNNNNNNNNNNNNNNNNNNNNNNNNNNNNNNNNNNNNNNNNNNNNNNNNNNNNNNNNNNNNNNNNNNNNNNNNNNNNNNNNNNNNNNNNNNNNNNNNNNNNNNNNNNNNNNNNNNNNNNNNNNNNNNNNNNNNNNNNNNNNNNNNNNNNNNNNNNNNNNNNNNNNNNNNNNNNNNNNNNNNNNNNNNNNNNNNNNNNNNNNNNNNNNNNNNNNNNNNNNNNNNNNNNNNNNNNNNNNNNNNNNNNNNNNNNNNNNNNNNNNNNNNNNNNNNNNNNNNNNNNNNNNNNNNNNNNNNNNNNNNNNNNNNNNNNNNNNNNNNNNNNNNNNNNNNNNNNNNNNNNNNNNNNNNNNNNNNNNNNNNNNNNNNNNNNNNNNNNNNNNNNNNNNNNNNNNNNNNNNNNNNNNNNNNNNNNNNNNNNNNNNNNNNNNNNNNNNNNNNNNNNNNNNNNNNNNNNNNNNNNNNNNNNNNNNNNNNNNNNNNNNNNNNNNNNNNNNNNNNNNNNNNNNNNNNNNNNNNNNNNNNNNNNNNNNNNNNNNNNNNNNNNNNNNNNNNNNNNNNNNNNNNNNNNNNNNNNNNNNNNNNNNNNNNNNNNNNNNNNNNNNNNNNNNNNNNNNNNNNNNNNNNNNNNNNNNNNNNNNNNNNNNNNNNNNNNNNNNNNNNNNNNNNNNNNNNNNNNNNNNNNNNNNNNNNNNNNNNNNNNNNNNNNNNNNNNNNNNNNNNNNNNNNNNNNNNNNNNNNNNNNNNNNNNNNNNNNNNNNNNNNNNNNNNNNNNNNNNNNNNNNNNNNNNNNNNNNNNNNNNNNNNNNNNNNNNNNNNNNNNNNNNNNNNNNNNNNNNNNNNNNNNNNNNNNNNNNNNNNNNNNNNNNNNNNNNNNNNNNNNNNNNNNNNNNNNNNNNNNNNNNNNNNNNNNNNNNNNNNNNNNNNNNNNNNNNNNNNNNNNNNNNNNNNNNNNNNNNNNNNNNNNNNNNNNNNNNNNNNNNNNNNNNNNNNNNNNNNNNNNNNNNNNNNNNNNNNNNNNNNNNNNNNNNNNNNNNNNNNNNNNNNNNNNNNNNNNNNNNNNNNNNNNNNNNNNNNNNNNNNNNNNNNNNNNNNNNNNNNNNNNNNNNNNNNNNNNNNNNNNNNNNNNNNNNNNNNNNNNNNNNNNNNNNNNNNNNNNNNNNNNNNNNNNNNNNNNNNNNNNNNNNNNNNNNNNNNNNNNNNNNNNNNNNNNNNNNNNNNNNNNNNNNNNNNNNNNNNNNNNNNNNNNNNNNNNNNNNNNNNNNNNNNNNNNNNNNNNNNNNNNNNNNNNNNNNNNNNNNNNNNNNNNNNNNNNNNNNNNNNNNNNNNNNNNNNNNNNNNNNNNNNNNNNNNNNNNNNNNNNNNNNNNNNNNNNNNNNNNNNNNNNNNNNNNNNNNNNNNNNNNNNNNNNNNNNNNNNNNNNNNNNNNNNNNNNNNNNNNNNNNNNNNNNNNNNNNNNNNNNNNNNNNNNNNNNNNNNNNNNNNNNNNNNNNNNNNNNNNNNNNNNNNNNNNNNNNNNNNNNNNNNNNNNNNNNNNNNNNNNNNNNNNNNNNNNNNNNNNNNNNNNNNNNNNNNNNNNNNNNNNNNNNNNNNNNNNNNNNNNNNNNNNNNNNNNNNNNNNNNNNNNNNNNNNNNNNNNNNNNNNNNNNNNNNNNNNNNNNNNNNNNNNNNNNNNNNNNNNNNNNNNNNNNNNNNNNNNNNNNNNNNNNNNNNNNNNNNNNNNNNNNNNNNNNNNNNNNNNNNNNNNNNNNNNNNNNNNNNNNNNNNNNNNNNNNNNNNNNNNNNNNNNNNNNNNNNNNNNNNNNNNNNNNNNNNNNNNNNN
The window above is part of the Gracilinanus agilis isolate LMUSP501 chromosome 4, AgileGrace, whole genome shotgun sequence genome. Proteins encoded here:
- the HPDL gene encoding 4-hydroxyphenylpyruvate dioxygenase-like protein, whose translation is MAAPVARLCHISLHVPRGQPLARDLQRCFGFRPLAMREAGGWLQLALHCGEAVFLVNERARGPGSGSEGLLYDVDPTHPVPTASNVCFEVADVRSAVGAMQALGCPVAVAPRAVADTQGTVTYAVVRSPAGNLSHTLLERGTYGGPFLPGFRACGPPEAPDPRSLEGCFSHVDHVALACPQGSSQTWLRWYQECLGFRCFSLGSDDQPPERGLQIRAGRAGGLQLTALQAPPGSKAPMLVLGESLPGLGETQDQIELFLAQHRCPGLQHVALHTADIATATRLVAEAGGRLVAPPASYYQRRDKVAQILAAGGEPERLAELGILLDRDQKQGPGTNFLLQVFTKPLFSEETFFLELIQRQGSSTGFGQGNIQALWEALEEYLTSSQGAGKPR